In Dyella terrae, one DNA window encodes the following:
- a CDS encoding 3-hydroxybutyrate oligomer hydrolase family protein, with protein MTSLPRLLALPLLTLLVACAAQPKTDHPMSELDFIQGDVRVTEHRQGDDLLSAGLGQAGLAGLLTPFANPLDPTAAEVRRRAIQSSWKGIADLGPLGGFGSIYGGVPPVPGREYQSFARIHGAHAPHRVLVQVPDQFDRKHRCLVVTASSGSRGIYGAIALAGAWGLPRGCAVAYTDKGTGAGYFDFADDTGVALDGRRAQRGSLPLEFEPAPASRASGIAIKHLHSGDNPEADWGRHVLQAARFGLAMLDRAFPDQAPFTAQNTRIIATGLSNGGGAVLQAAGLDDDHLLSGVIALEPNVHVRGQGRALYDYATEASIWLPCALMDARFAQSPMARGAGGMPMPAWPIRCASLRAQGLVSGDSLTAQAAQSYEHLRAQGWSENAMAVAATSTAFDLWRAITAGYASAYLRRAADNMPCGFRYATLGPGGLPGISDPATRATWWSDGSGIPPGNGIGLYGGMDASADPTLSGVRCLRALWDGSDATAQALRAGVDATAARLPRKDLPLWVLHGEDDGLLPVVFTSMPYVDWLRASGRRPIYWRVPYAQHFDAFLPLPGFGDRHVPMLPYGYAALDRLWSHLFEAGAWQDDWPTPAARPRGAGSLDRAALGLP; from the coding sequence ATGACATCCCTCCCGCGCCTGCTTGCCCTGCCGCTGCTTACCTTGTTGGTGGCCTGTGCCGCCCAGCCGAAAACGGACCATCCGATGAGCGAGCTCGACTTCATCCAGGGCGACGTACGCGTCACCGAACATCGCCAGGGCGACGATCTGTTGAGTGCTGGCCTGGGTCAGGCCGGTCTGGCCGGATTGCTTACGCCATTTGCAAACCCGCTTGATCCGACGGCGGCGGAAGTACGCCGACGAGCCATCCAGTCGAGTTGGAAGGGGATTGCTGACCTGGGGCCGCTTGGTGGCTTCGGCAGCATCTACGGCGGCGTGCCTCCGGTGCCTGGGCGTGAGTATCAGTCGTTCGCGCGGATTCACGGCGCGCACGCGCCACATCGGGTGCTCGTGCAGGTGCCTGATCAGTTCGATCGCAAGCATCGTTGCCTCGTCGTCACCGCATCGTCCGGTTCGCGCGGCATTTACGGCGCCATCGCGCTGGCGGGTGCCTGGGGGTTGCCGCGCGGCTGTGCCGTGGCCTACACCGACAAGGGCACGGGAGCGGGCTACTTCGACTTTGCCGACGACACTGGCGTCGCGCTCGATGGTCGTCGCGCGCAGCGAGGGAGCTTGCCGCTCGAGTTCGAGCCGGCTCCTGCATCGCGAGCGAGCGGCATCGCGATCAAACATCTGCACTCAGGTGATAACCCCGAAGCTGACTGGGGCCGGCATGTGTTGCAGGCAGCGCGCTTCGGCCTCGCCATGCTCGATCGCGCGTTCCCGGACCAGGCGCCCTTTACCGCGCAGAACACGCGCATCATCGCCACCGGCCTTTCCAATGGCGGCGGCGCTGTGCTCCAGGCGGCGGGTCTCGATGACGACCACCTGCTGTCGGGCGTCATCGCACTCGAGCCTAACGTCCATGTGCGAGGGCAGGGGCGCGCGCTTTACGACTACGCGACCGAGGCATCGATCTGGCTGCCGTGCGCGCTGATGGACGCACGATTCGCGCAGTCGCCGATGGCCCGGGGTGCCGGTGGCATGCCGATGCCGGCATGGCCGATCCGTTGCGCGAGCCTGCGCGCACAAGGTCTCGTCAGCGGCGATTCGCTCACCGCGCAAGCAGCGCAGTCTTATGAGCACTTGCGTGCGCAGGGCTGGAGCGAGAACGCCATGGCCGTGGCCGCCACGTCGACCGCCTTCGACCTGTGGCGCGCGATCACGGCGGGTTACGCGTCGGCGTACCTGCGTCGTGCGGCGGACAACATGCCTTGCGGCTTTCGCTACGCCACGCTCGGCCCGGGCGGTCTGCCGGGCATCTCTGATCCGGCCACGCGTGCCACCTGGTGGTCGGACGGCTCGGGCATTCCGCCGGGCAACGGCATCGGGTTGTACGGCGGCATGGATGCATCTGCGGATCCGACCTTGTCGGGCGTGCGTTGCCTGCGTGCCTTGTGGGACGGCAGCGATGCCACGGCGCAGGCGTTGCGCGCGGGCGTCGATGCGACGGCCGCCAGGCTTCCGCGCAAGGATTTGCCGCTATGGGTGCTGCATGGTGAGGACGACGGGTTGTTGCCGGTGGTGTTCACCTCCATGCCGTATGTCGACTGGCTGCGCGCCTCGGGGCGTCGTCCGATCTACTGGCGCGTCCCGTACGCGCAGCATTTCGACGCCTTCCTGCCGCTGCCCGGCTTCGGCGATCGCCATGTGCCCATGCTGCCCTACGGCTATGCCGCGCTGGACCGGTTGTGGTCGCACCTGTTCGAGGCCGGCGCCTGGCAGGACGACTGGCCGACTCCGGCCGCCCGGCCGCGTGGCGCGGGCAGCCTGGACCGGGCGGCGCTTGGCCTCCCGTGA
- a CDS encoding ArsR/SmtB family transcription factor, whose protein sequence is MTIIFDRRTFNPMVEYQTQQLDNVFQALADPTRRDMLAQLADGPRSVGELAEPYDMSLAAASKHIKMLERAGLIEREVQGRIHVCRLDARPLHDGMEWMRHYQRFWNDRLDHLQALLEADRKADKSVPTARTPRKKPGAPKR, encoded by the coding sequence TTGACAATCATTTTCGACCGGCGTACGTTCAACCCCATGGTTGAATATCAGACACAACAGCTCGACAACGTCTTCCAGGCTTTGGCCGATCCCACGCGTCGCGACATGCTCGCGCAACTTGCGGACGGACCGCGCAGCGTCGGTGAACTGGCAGAGCCCTACGACATGTCGCTCGCCGCCGCGTCCAAGCACATCAAGATGCTCGAACGTGCCGGGCTCATTGAGCGCGAAGTACAGGGACGCATCCACGTTTGCCGGCTTGACGCCCGCCCGCTGCATGACGGCATGGAATGGATGCGGCACTACCAGCGCTTCTGGAATGACCGCCTCGATCACCTGCAGGCCTTGCTCGAGGCCGACAGGAAAGCTGACAAGTCCGTCCCCACGGCCCGCACCCCGCGGAAAAAACCAGGCGCACCCAAGCGCTGA
- a CDS encoding SRPBCC family protein has protein sequence MNEYGVVIAPATVQFERLLPGPIERVWSYLIESEKRRLWLASGVIEEHVGGKVVHVWRNNELTKDDTTPPAGYEDGGKEHRMEGQVTAYDEPYLLAYTWQMCSGEGEASEVRYELTPQGDEVLLKLTHSRLPDTKAVLSVSGGWHSHLDVLEAHLNEREPSGFWKNFTRLNREYSHRIGIATPPSM, from the coding sequence ATGAACGAGTATGGCGTTGTCATCGCACCCGCGACCGTGCAATTCGAACGACTCTTGCCCGGCCCGATCGAGCGCGTGTGGAGTTACCTGATCGAATCGGAGAAGCGCCGCCTGTGGCTGGCGTCCGGAGTCATCGAGGAGCACGTTGGCGGAAAGGTCGTCCATGTCTGGCGCAACAACGAACTGACCAAGGACGACACCACGCCGCCGGCAGGCTATGAAGACGGCGGCAAGGAACATCGCATGGAAGGCCAGGTCACGGCGTATGACGAACCTTACCTGCTGGCCTACACCTGGCAGATGTGTAGCGGCGAGGGCGAAGCTTCCGAGGTGCGCTATGAGCTGACACCACAAGGCGATGAGGTGCTGCTGAAACTCACGCACTCGCGCCTGCCGGATACGAAGGCCGTGCTCAGCGTGTCCGGTGGCTGGCATTCCCACCTGGATGTGCTGGAGGCGCATCTCAACGAACGCGAACCGAGCGGCTTCTGGAAAAACTTCACGCGCCTCAATCGCGAGTACTCGCACCGCATCGGCATCGCCACACCGCCGTCGATGTAA
- a CDS encoding response regulator transcription factor: MTHLLIADDHPLYRAALQQAVRESLGECCVHEAADLPGVLATLGAEPDIELVLLDLNMPGAQGLSGLAALRGQFPSVAVLVVSAHDEPRVVRRVLDHGAAGFIAKSASTADIGQAVRTVLDCGTWLPPELARAVAALPADAADADLASRLARLTEQQYRVLALLAEGLLNKQIADRLTIQERTVKAHVTAIFEKLGVRNRTQASVLLRSLALAEPALD; the protein is encoded by the coding sequence ATGACCCATCTGCTCATCGCCGACGACCACCCACTCTATCGCGCAGCCCTTCAACAGGCGGTGCGCGAAAGCCTGGGCGAATGCTGCGTGCATGAGGCAGCCGACCTGCCGGGAGTGCTTGCCACGCTCGGTGCCGAACCCGACATCGAACTGGTCCTTCTCGACCTCAACATGCCCGGAGCACAGGGGCTTTCCGGCCTCGCGGCATTGCGCGGACAGTTCCCGTCTGTCGCGGTGCTGGTGGTATCAGCACACGACGAACCCCGCGTGGTCCGCCGCGTGCTCGATCATGGTGCCGCCGGTTTCATCGCCAAAAGTGCCAGCACGGCGGACATAGGCCAGGCCGTGCGAACCGTGCTCGATTGCGGCACCTGGCTTCCGCCCGAACTCGCCCGCGCCGTCGCCGCCCTGCCCGCCGATGCGGCCGACGCGGATCTCGCTTCGCGACTGGCACGCCTGACGGAACAGCAGTACCGCGTACTGGCCCTGCTCGCCGAAGGTTTGCTCAACAAGCAGATCGCCGACCGCCTGACGATCCAGGAGCGCACGGTCAAGGCGCACGTCACCGCGATCTTCGAGAAACTCGGCGTGCGAAATCGCACGCAGGCGAGCGTGTTGCTGAGATCGCTCGCGCTCGCCGAACCGGCGCTGGATTAA
- a CDS encoding PAS-domain containing protein → MLTATTIAAAALVWLGLLFGVAILGERKPALLEKRWAIVYALSLAIHCTSWTFYGTVTQASRSGWWLPPTFVGAILMYFLGIGVLRRLVQLARDYNAGSIADLIAVRLGRHSGLAALVTIVMLVGIVPYIALQLKAVAMSFAMLSVGQVTESAPWEDSALYVALLMALFAMLFGTRRASAMAHNRGLVLAMAFESLFKLAAMLALGSLLFAPLPEGARIAADVPRDSSGFPAMILLGALAMFTLPHQFHAGVVECRDSSHLRTARWLFPLYMLLISLPILPLARLGDAWLGPSGVPSDLYVLALPMARGQHGLALMAFLGGLSAATSMVVVATLALSLMVVNHFIAPLRVRAGWAREEGGDLRGEVINQRRVAIVMVILLAWAYSRVLARNDVLADIGAISFSALAGLAPALLAAVYRPQWGARAVAAGLAAGTLVWLYVLLPALMPHGPTWLHDGPLGWRWLSPDGFAGLEDWSRLGRAVVVSLAVNIVTMMAIANSRIAQASRPADIGGIGVAELRALASRFLPADRVNYLFADAPTQGLAGATRVAEVEHDLAAVIGAASARLLLEVVRQQRREEIDTVAAIVGEAAQDLRFNQRVLEAALENMSQGICVVDAELRLVAWNARYASLFGYPAAMLQVGRPVADLTRYNIDRGMIGDGEVEDRVQRRLTHMRAGTRHLSERRFPDGTVVEIRGNPMPGGGFVATFTDVTAFRRAEDALRRSNETLEQRVDERTRALVIATEDAQHANAAKSRFLAAVSHDLMQPLHAAQLFAHALAERTGGSDTARHLNGALSATEGLLAGLLDMARLDGGRLHPQPRDFALADVLDPLAAEFGALAMERGIRFRVVRSHRWAHSDPQLLRRVLQNFLSNALRYAEHGSVLLGVRREGDRCLLQVWDTGPGIAAEERQWIFDEFRRGSTAGGQGLGLGLSIAQRMAALLGHELALRSWPGKGSVFEIAVPLVDARAVAPAVAESPQSVPAGRALVLDNEPAALAALTALLSGWGWQVHAARTADQARAVPWVPDLHIFDYHLDAGQNGVDVLGSLGDEARGVPTVILTADRDGELRLRLQERGLGVLYKPLKPLALRQVLQRVAVAQRAG, encoded by the coding sequence ATGCTGACCGCCACGACCATTGCCGCCGCCGCCCTTGTCTGGCTCGGCCTGCTCTTCGGCGTCGCCATCCTAGGCGAACGCAAACCCGCTCTGCTCGAAAAGCGCTGGGCCATCGTCTACGCCCTGTCGCTCGCCATCCACTGCACCTCCTGGACCTTCTACGGCACGGTAACCCAGGCCAGCCGCTCCGGCTGGTGGCTGCCCCCGACCTTCGTCGGCGCGATCTTGATGTACTTCCTCGGCATCGGCGTACTGCGGCGCCTGGTGCAGCTTGCGCGCGACTACAACGCCGGCTCGATTGCCGACCTGATCGCCGTGCGCCTGGGTCGCCATTCCGGCCTCGCGGCGCTCGTCACGATCGTCATGCTGGTTGGCATCGTTCCATACATCGCACTGCAGCTCAAAGCCGTGGCCATGAGCTTTGCGATGCTGAGCGTGGGGCAGGTGACCGAGTCGGCACCGTGGGAAGACAGCGCCCTCTATGTCGCCTTGCTGATGGCTTTGTTCGCCATGCTGTTCGGTACGCGCCGCGCCTCCGCGATGGCCCACAACCGCGGCCTCGTCCTGGCGATGGCATTCGAGTCGCTGTTCAAGCTGGCGGCCATGCTCGCTTTGGGTTCGCTGCTGTTTGCGCCCTTGCCTGAAGGGGCTCGCATCGCCGCCGACGTGCCGCGTGACAGCTCCGGGTTCCCGGCCATGATCCTGCTCGGTGCGCTGGCGATGTTTACCTTGCCGCACCAGTTCCACGCAGGCGTGGTCGAGTGTCGCGACAGTTCGCACCTGCGCACCGCGCGCTGGCTGTTTCCGCTTTACATGCTGCTCATCTCGCTGCCAATCCTGCCGCTGGCTCGACTGGGCGACGCGTGGCTTGGGCCCAGCGGGGTGCCGTCCGATCTTTACGTGCTGGCCTTGCCGATGGCGCGCGGTCAGCACGGGCTGGCGCTGATGGCCTTCCTTGGTGGCCTCAGTGCGGCGACCAGCATGGTCGTCGTAGCGACGCTCGCGCTGAGCCTGATGGTCGTCAATCACTTCATCGCGCCCCTGCGCGTACGCGCGGGATGGGCGCGTGAAGAAGGGGGCGACCTGCGCGGCGAAGTGATCAATCAGCGTCGCGTCGCCATCGTGATGGTGATCTTGCTCGCCTGGGCCTATAGCCGTGTTCTGGCGCGCAACGATGTTCTTGCCGACATTGGCGCGATCTCATTCTCGGCGCTTGCCGGCCTCGCACCTGCCTTGCTGGCGGCGGTATACCGTCCGCAGTGGGGTGCGCGGGCCGTCGCTGCGGGACTCGCTGCCGGCACGCTGGTTTGGCTGTACGTCCTGTTGCCTGCGCTGATGCCGCACGGGCCGACGTGGCTGCACGACGGTCCCCTCGGGTGGCGCTGGCTCTCGCCCGATGGTTTCGCGGGGTTGGAGGACTGGAGTCGCCTCGGCCGTGCCGTGGTTGTCAGTCTTGCCGTGAACATCGTGACCATGATGGCCATCGCCAATTCGCGCATCGCGCAGGCGAGCCGGCCGGCGGACATCGGCGGGATCGGCGTTGCGGAACTTCGCGCCCTTGCATCGCGCTTCTTGCCCGCCGATCGCGTCAACTATCTTTTTGCCGATGCGCCGACGCAGGGCCTGGCCGGTGCCACGCGCGTGGCGGAAGTCGAGCACGATCTCGCTGCCGTGATCGGTGCGGCATCCGCTCGCTTGTTGCTCGAAGTCGTGCGCCAGCAGCGCCGGGAAGAAATCGACACGGTCGCGGCCATCGTCGGTGAGGCGGCGCAGGATCTGCGCTTCAACCAACGGGTACTCGAAGCGGCGCTCGAAAACATGAGCCAGGGCATTTGCGTGGTCGATGCCGAATTGCGACTGGTGGCGTGGAATGCTCGCTATGCAAGTTTGTTTGGCTATCCGGCGGCGATGTTGCAGGTAGGTCGTCCGGTGGCTGACCTCACGCGATACAACATCGATCGCGGCATGATCGGCGATGGTGAGGTCGAGGATCGCGTGCAGCGTCGTCTGACGCATATGCGCGCGGGCACGCGCCACCTTTCCGAGCGCCGCTTCCCCGATGGAACGGTGGTGGAAATTCGCGGCAATCCTATGCCGGGCGGCGGCTTCGTGGCGACATTTACCGACGTCACGGCGTTCCGGCGCGCGGAGGATGCGCTCAGGCGTTCGAACGAGACGCTGGAGCAACGTGTCGACGAACGCACGCGGGCGTTGGTGATCGCCACGGAAGATGCCCAGCACGCCAATGCCGCGAAGAGCCGTTTCCTCGCCGCCGTCAGTCATGACCTGATGCAACCGCTCCACGCCGCGCAGTTGTTTGCCCATGCGCTGGCCGAACGGACCGGCGGCAGCGATACGGCGCGCCACCTCAATGGCGCGCTGTCGGCGACCGAAGGCTTGCTGGCCGGCTTGCTCGACATGGCGCGACTGGATGGTGGTCGCCTGCACCCGCAACCGCGTGACTTCGCGCTGGCCGATGTGCTGGATCCGCTGGCTGCCGAATTTGGAGCGCTGGCCATGGAGCGGGGTATCCGTTTCCGCGTGGTCCGCAGTCACCGCTGGGCGCATTCCGATCCGCAGTTGCTTCGACGGGTGTTGCAGAATTTTCTCTCCAATGCGCTGCGTTATGCCGAGCACGGCAGCGTGCTCCTCGGCGTGCGACGCGAGGGAGATCGTTGCCTTTTGCAGGTATGGGATACCGGCCCGGGCATTGCGGCCGAAGAGCGCCAGTGGATCTTCGACGAGTTCCGACGCGGGAGCACCGCGGGCGGGCAGGGGTTGGGGCTGGGGTTGTCGATCGCCCAACGCATGGCTGCCTTGTTGGGGCATGAGTTGGCGCTGCGTTCGTGGCCCGGCAAGGGCAGCGTGTTCGAGATCGCCGTGCCTCTGGTCGATGCGCGTGCCGTTGCACCGGCGGTCGCCGAGTCGCCCCAAAGCGTGCCTGCAGGCCGTGCCCTCGTGCTGGACAACGAGCCGGCGGCGCTGGCTGCGCTTACGGCTTTGCTCTCGGGGTGGGGATGGCAGGTTCATGCCGCCCGCACCGCCGATCAGGCACGCGCGGTGCCATGGGTGCCGGACCTGCATATTTTCGATTACCACCTTGATGCCGGGCAGAACGGCGTTGACGTACTGGGATCACTGGGCGATGAAGCGCGAGGCGTGCCGACGGTCATCCTCACGGCCGATCGCGATGGCGAGCTGAGGCTGCGTTTGCAGGAGCGTGGGCTCGGCGTGCTCTACAAACCCCTTAAACCCCTGGCATTGCGGCAGGTGCTCCAGCGCGTGGCCGTCGCCCAGCGGGCCGGTTAA
- a CDS encoding extracellular catalytic domain type 2 short-chain-length polyhydroxyalkanoate depolymerase: MKLRWIIVLAGLAMAWAASAEEAGKLPALTIKADRVAVTGLSSGAYMATQAHMAYPDIFGGVAMVAGGPYGCAGGKLETALTACMKGTPAPDVAALVASATQRAKAGDIGSLSALAHSRVYLLHGKDDALVAPAVAEAGAKFYEQLRDSDPALKGMQVHDDGARPFAHNLPIAATGDDCDKSVAPYLGHCGFDAAGEIFARLFGKPPHAATEAKGELRKFNQNTYRPDGADAFLADEGYVYVPKACLAGKPCGLVVAFHGCKQNATAVGESFVKDAGFNRWADAYDVAVLYPQTRASMAPLNPQACWDWWGYSGTNYDSRQGVQLRWLVRAMEALGLPPRS, translated from the coding sequence ATGAAGCTCCGTTGGATCATCGTACTGGCCGGCCTGGCCATGGCCTGGGCCGCCTCGGCGGAAGAGGCCGGCAAGCTGCCGGCGCTGACGATCAAGGCGGATCGTGTCGCCGTGACGGGACTCTCGTCGGGTGCCTACATGGCAACCCAGGCGCACATGGCCTATCCGGACATATTCGGTGGCGTGGCGATGGTTGCCGGCGGCCCTTACGGCTGCGCGGGCGGCAAGCTGGAAACCGCGCTGACCGCGTGCATGAAGGGCACGCCTGCACCGGATGTCGCAGCGCTGGTGGCGTCGGCCACCCAGCGTGCGAAGGCAGGTGACATTGGGTCATTGAGTGCTTTGGCGCACAGCCGCGTCTATCTCCTCCACGGCAAGGACGATGCCCTGGTCGCGCCGGCCGTGGCCGAGGCGGGTGCAAAGTTCTACGAGCAACTGCGCGACAGCGATCCAGCGTTGAAGGGCATGCAGGTGCATGACGACGGCGCACGCCCTTTCGCGCACAACCTGCCGATCGCGGCCACCGGTGATGACTGCGACAAGTCAGTGGCGCCGTACCTCGGCCATTGCGGTTTCGATGCCGCTGGCGAAATCTTCGCCCGGCTGTTCGGCAAGCCGCCGCATGCCGCGACCGAGGCCAAGGGTGAACTGCGCAAGTTCAACCAGAACACCTATCGTCCGGATGGCGCCGATGCGTTCCTCGCCGACGAAGGCTACGTCTATGTGCCGAAGGCCTGCCTCGCCGGCAAGCCCTGCGGCCTGGTGGTGGCCTTCCATGGCTGCAAGCAGAACGCCACGGCCGTCGGCGAGTCGTTCGTCAAGGATGCCGGCTTCAATCGCTGGGCCGACGCGTATGACGTAGCCGTCCTGTATCCTCAGACCCGCGCCAGCATGGCGCCTTTGAATCCGCAGGCATGTTGGGATTGGTGGGGATACTCGGGCACGAACTACGACAGCCGCCAGGGCGTGCAGCTGCGCTGGCTGGTGCGCGCGATGGAGGCGTTGGGACTGCCGCCACGTTCGTGA
- a CDS encoding TonB-dependent receptor produces MKRTRLSLAIGMVAGLACVPLYAQEAPQSGDNNAAPTAAKKTEAKQLEEITVSARRRDENMEKVPVAITAFSGEDLRDLQAFNIDGLQGAVPNLNIVQGRGSSSAVNIFIRGVGQPDALQTFDPGVGMYVDDVYYSRIQGALISLFDVDRVEVLRGPQGTLYGKNSTGGAVKVVTRNPTEQTEGSAEVTAGNYGRREGKFYLSGGLGGAWSASIAGAATKTDGYVTDPSNGHKYNDEDTKSVRGKLRFHPSDNFDAVLALDYTRQDTGLTLGQPVSPLKRTDLVLGSVTLLQPNLDEKYNFQSRTSFDPDKGQKLKHEGAALNMTWKMDDRWSLKSISAYRKLNSESYIDIDASQYQLGDVQVNFHQKQASQELQLQYDNGSNLQAVYGLFYMREQVPSHQEAYADDLFAIAGNRINFLRTIDDDLTTTSWAGFAHVNWQFVPSWTLAAGLRYSSDDKDYYRTTSTFWGVPFTALNGTVALDKSKTWTAWTPTISLQKQVDPQTMVYLSASRGYKAGGFNGRANDVNEAKNPEYNPEYVWTYELGLKWRSEDNRLQANVAAFHSDYKDFQARVSEIQNPGSITPTFAFPVINAAKLKMDGVEFEGAAVLGEGLRLQAQVGYLKARYAKFDDHRLDPTDPQYNPNLHKHVPFSPKWTSRLAASQSFNLPDAGTITVGADWSYRGETWLSVDNYSALSQKAYSLVGLFGIYDSMDGHWQFRAGVRNLTDKVYKTDGQEFSSVGNIRTAYYGMPRNWYVSARYNF; encoded by the coding sequence ATGAAGCGCACGCGTTTGAGTCTGGCGATTGGCATGGTGGCGGGTCTGGCCTGCGTTCCGCTGTATGCACAGGAAGCGCCGCAGTCGGGCGATAACAACGCGGCGCCGACCGCCGCGAAGAAGACCGAGGCCAAGCAGCTCGAGGAGATCACCGTCAGCGCGCGTCGCCGCGATGAAAACATGGAGAAGGTACCGGTCGCCATCACCGCCTTCAGTGGCGAAGACCTGCGCGACCTCCAGGCGTTCAACATCGACGGCCTGCAGGGCGCGGTACCCAACCTCAACATCGTGCAGGGTCGCGGCTCGTCGTCGGCGGTGAACATCTTCATCCGTGGCGTCGGTCAGCCCGACGCGCTGCAGACTTTTGATCCCGGCGTCGGCATGTACGTCGATGACGTGTACTACTCGCGCATTCAGGGTGCGCTGATCAGCCTGTTCGACGTGGACCGCGTCGAAGTGCTGCGCGGCCCGCAGGGCACGCTCTACGGCAAGAACTCCACGGGCGGTGCGGTGAAGGTGGTGACCCGCAATCCGACGGAGCAGACGGAAGGCAGTGCGGAAGTCACGGCGGGTAACTATGGCCGCCGCGAAGGCAAGTTTTACCTGAGCGGTGGACTCGGTGGCGCATGGTCGGCATCCATCGCCGGTGCCGCCACCAAGACGGATGGCTATGTCACCGATCCGTCGAACGGTCACAAGTACAACGATGAAGACACCAAGTCGGTGCGCGGCAAGCTGCGCTTTCATCCGTCGGATAACTTCGACGCCGTGCTCGCGCTCGATTACACCCGGCAGGACACGGGCCTGACCCTGGGCCAGCCGGTCTCGCCGCTCAAGCGCACCGACCTGGTTCTGGGTTCGGTGACGTTGCTGCAGCCGAATCTCGACGAGAAGTACAACTTCCAGTCGCGCACCTCGTTCGACCCCGACAAGGGCCAGAAGCTCAAGCACGAAGGTGCCGCCCTCAACATGACCTGGAAGATGGATGATCGCTGGTCGCTCAAGAGCATCAGCGCTTACCGCAAGCTCAACAGCGAGTCGTACATCGACATCGATGCGTCCCAGTACCAGCTTGGCGACGTGCAGGTGAACTTCCACCAGAAGCAGGCCAGCCAGGAACTGCAGCTGCAGTACGACAACGGCAGCAACCTGCAGGCGGTGTATGGCCTGTTCTACATGCGTGAACAGGTGCCGTCACACCAGGAAGCCTACGCCGATGACCTGTTCGCCATCGCCGGCAATCGCATCAATTTCCTGCGCACCATCGATGACGACCTGACCACCACCAGCTGGGCCGGTTTCGCCCACGTGAACTGGCAGTTCGTGCCGAGCTGGACGCTCGCCGCCGGTCTGCGTTACAGCAGCGACGACAAGGATTACTACCGCACCACCAGCACCTTCTGGGGCGTGCCGTTCACCGCGCTCAACGGTACCGTCGCGCTCGACAAGAGCAAGACCTGGACCGCCTGGACGCCGACCATCAGCCTGCAGAAGCAAGTCGATCCGCAGACCATGGTCTACCTCTCGGCCAGTCGCGGTTACAAGGCCGGTGGTTTCAACGGTCGCGCCAATGACGTCAACGAAGCGAAGAACCCCGAGTACAACCCGGAATATGTGTGGACCTACGAGCTGGGCCTGAAGTGGCGCTCGGAGGACAACCGCCTGCAGGCCAACGTGGCTGCGTTCCACAGTGACTACAAGGATTTCCAGGCACGCGTGTCCGAGATCCAGAATCCGGGGTCGATCACGCCGACTTTTGCCTTCCCGGTCATCAACGCCGCCAAGCTCAAGATGGACGGCGTGGAATTCGAAGGTGCCGCCGTGCTCGGTGAAGGCCTGCGCCTGCAGGCCCAGGTCGGTTACCTGAAGGCGCGTTACGCCAAGTTCGATGACCATCGCCTGGATCCGACCGATCCGCAGTACAACCCGAACCTCCACAAGCACGTGCCGTTCTCGCCCAAGTGGACCAGCCGACTGGCCGCGTCGCAGAGCTTCAACCTGCCCGACGCCGGCACCATCACGGTGGGTGCGGATTGGTCGTATCGCGGCGAGACCTGGCTCAGCGTCGACAACTACAGCGCGCTCAGCCAGAAGGCGTACAGCCTGGTCGGCCTGTTCGGCATCTACGATTCGATGGACGGCCACTGGCAGTTCCGCGCGGGCGTGCGCAACCTGACCGACAAGGTGTACAAGACCGACGGACAGGAGTTCTCCAGCGTGGGCAACATTCGCACGGCGTACTACGGCATGCCGCGCAACTGGTACGTCAGCGCGCGCTATAACTTCTGA